The sequence TTCATCATATCGGATAGTGTCTGGAATTAAGTCAAATTGCTTAGAGTGAATAATTGATACAAAGAATActttatctattttaaattttcatagtACTCAAATTGAAGAGATAAAAACACCACTCATAAATTTACACCGCACTTACCCGTGTATGAAAAGTGTCGTTGCAATAAGTAACTGTAGCTACCAGATCAAGTAAGCACACCGATACAGTAACGAGCGTCCACGGCCAACGTATGTGCCTGGATTTTGTGTTTTTCGCTCCACCCACTGTTAAACGTTTGATGTAGTTAGATAGTTttcgaaatatttaaaacaataaaaaaataagaaaaacattaaGCGCTATTGTCTCAACTTACAAAGTCGCGGTTACTATGCTTAATAGCCAAACCGAAGATTTAACATATCTATTTATAAAACTACCTTCGTGTTTTAATTTGTTGGTACTCTGTAATTTGTTTCGCCAAATTGCTTCATTAGTATCGATATGTGTACCGCCGATATTTAATTCTTAGCTACATCCTTTAATACAATTATAGACCAACTGTTAATAGCAAGATATTGTTGAACTACAGAGTGAATATAGTCAATGCTACGCTAGCTGCATTCAGATCATCACTACAATTAGACTCCAATCAAACTTTGAGATCAATTTAATCAATAatattccaatattttttttaaatataaatttatcgtATAGGTATAGCGAAATTTGAAATacttacaaaatataaaatattaaaatcttaaaCTAACTGATACTTACTCATGAAAAAAACACTGGTTATAATCCATAGAATACTCAGACCAAGACTAGTGCTGTTAATGACAAATGTTCTGAAAGCGGTGAAAGGTTCTTGAGTGAGTAAGACAAAGGCCTGATTTGGGATACCTTCGATAGTATATCCTATGTTGATTCTGTTACCACACACATCAGGATCTGTAGAAACAAATCTTTGATTAAAGCAGTGTGCACATATCACAGTTATTCTAAATTACTTCCCTATATTAATGTTTTTGACACTTTAGATTCACACACCTCTAGTCCTGAATTGGTCGAAAGTACGGTAGATATGACCCTTCGGAacggaaatattttaataaaagaaaaacaaaatatattttatggaaTCATCGTAACATAAAGGATAAATGCCCCATAAGGTACTCATATCACCCGATGCAACTATACCGGTGTTCAAGGCAAGTAGCAATTTATCTAAAGCAATACACGTATGTAACAAAttcataaatgattaaataaatgCAAAAAAGTGCGAATAGTTCCACattaagttataataaaaaaatcttccaTGTGCATAGTATTTTTTCTAATTGGTCAATATCGGTAAGACGGGACAAACTGAAGCAAATCTCTGATTTATCTCCAAATAACAAACCAAAAGTTTTTGCGTTAAGTACTATCCCAAATCGATTATTTAACTCAGCTTATACTTACTATAaaagtacaatatttttatgtaaagtaGAATGGGTATTTCTCTGAGGAAATCAATAAGGCAGAAGTATTGCGAAATTGCCAACGATGTGAATATCAGCTGTCCTACGGCTTGTACCTGAAAAGGGAAAGTAAAAAACGGGCATTTTACATTTTCCTGTCGTAAGTCTTTTCAGTTCTGATGCAGCGTAAGCGTTGCTTACTGACGAAAAGACAGCTTgtctgctatatttttttttattgcccttgtacagacgagcatacagcccacctgatggtgagtggttactgtcgcccatggacttcaacaattccaggggcagagccaagccgctgcctacattcCGGTTATTTTCCTGTTCAATCACCGTCTGCCTATTTTTTGACTTTGacgtatttaatttgaaaagtcAAGATGGCCGTTATTGCAACGCTATTGGACTTTGATCGTGATATTTCGAGATGATGAGAAGACGAGGACAATGTTCAAATTGCGATTGCCATAGGATCTAGTAACCATAAAAAGCAtcgatatacatattattatgtatataataatattaggaCCGATTTAGTTTGTTAATGGGTTGTTTTGTCGATGACTGTTTTCAGCTTTCCGGAAGCGGTCGTAGTTTaaagaattaatattttaaaatataaaactatttactAATACTATTACATGAGTGGGTGCACTTTTTAGGAGATGAAAAGCATACACCCCCTCAGCTATTGACAGTGTTAAAAGACTCACAGCAATCCCACAAGCTTGTGTGCAAAAGATTTTTTTCATCGCTACACACAAGAAGAAGCACTCATGATTTCAACATTTTTGAGTTTATAAAATACATCTAACATAAACCTCATATTCGGACGGataggtataatataaaaaggTTTATATTTATTCCTATTTCATTGCGGAAGTTTAAGAGTTTAGTCAGGCAATTGAGCCTCGCGTTCATTTCCATTTGTCGGAAAATACCTACGGTTATCACTTATCATAGAAACACATATTTCTCAATAATATTCAGCGCATGTGAATACGGAGTCCCGGGAGATTGGTCAACTGTCACCGTACTCTGGAACGCAATCATGATAAGATAACGCGTATCATTGGAATCTATGTCCCTTATCATAACACGTTTGGTGAAATTTTCGTGGTAAGAGGTGAAATTTTGATGTGTcctaatggttttttttacttttaaatgattaattaagaaattaatttacTAAGTTGGTTTTAACAAATTGTGATTTTCTGTCAAATACTTTTTATATTAGTACGATATTATATGCGAACAAAAATATAGTTTGATAGGCATTTATGTTGGTGTTTATAGGGGTTGAAATTTGTCTAAGCATCGTTCGAAAAAGCGAAAAAGTATTCGTTGAACGATAAGAACGGTTTGAGCATGCTTTTAATGGAAAACCATACTTAAAGATTTGATAGTAGCGTATACTTTTTATGCTTAAgattaaaagtttaataaatttaaacatatacTTCTAATTAATACAGCCATTCCGACTTGTAGGTAGCTCTGAAAACTCCATTTTCCTTATTATATACTTGTAAACGCAATCGTGAACCAGAAACCATGTTTAGCCCAGTGGGCCGCAACGAGCACCCTGTGAACGCCAATAAGTCGGTTCCAGGGGGTGCATCTGTCATTTGATATATCTCGGAAAATAATCAGTAGTCACTGTTTTCTTAAATTGCCCATTCTTTTTGAGTTATTTCTTGACAATATTGGTGAAAAAACACCTCAATGATTTTTGGACGATTCTTGATATACTGGTGCGGCCCTAAGGGAAAGTATGCGGTGGACACAAGGTGTCCATCATGGCGTTCAAGGTATTAAGATATTGCTTAGTTTATAAATCTGGAATCTCCGAAAAGTCTGAATTTTCATCGTAAATTCAAAAACAACCAACCAAAACGGAGTCAAAAATTGACTACTTAAGATACTTAGGTACACGTGATAATACTATGAAAATCACTCGCTTTGCttctattaaaaatttattaaattgttcaattcttaaaaaatatttctcaaaTTTTGACGTACTAGATGAGACAGTTTTCGCAAAGCAAATTAAAAACCGTATCGCACGCGCTACTCTTATTTTGCGCTAACTGTTAACAGTTAGTtgatataaaaacgaattaggAATACGTTACTTACTAATGTCGCTATTCCGGCGAATACCAAAATTTTGTTCATGGTTACGGTATTTAGAATACGCGTCCAACAGCAGGTTGCGGCGTGGTGCCTATGAAGCACCCAAATTCTCACACTTAACTCTCTGGCAGTCCAACATCTTACTGAAAAGCATCGCAAGAATTTGCTCCAGATAAAAAGATAAATCGTGACATAAGTTGCGATAGTTTTGAGACGATTCGGCGATAAAGATATAGAATCCATTGACGTTGCTTGTACAAATGATAATATCCGAATGTGTGTAGAAGCGGACCCTTAAAGGGAAAAAGATGTCCATTCTTactgtttcatttattttgtttattagagaTGAAACAAGTCTGGAAGTGTATGGATTTGTAACAAGTTtatttattcttagaataaaaattcaaaattatatcaCAGCAATTAGATCACGTATTTGTTGATTCACGCGGGAAAAACCCGTAAGGAATTAATAGGGGGAAAAAGAAGATTAAATTCGGATTTTGTGTGAATTGATTACTGAAAGCGATAGAGTTCAATGCCGCCCCATCCACTCTGTCAAATGACGTCGAAGTTTTAATCGAATTACATATATATAGGCTGTAAATGTAACACCTGGGACTTGTTTCAAGAAAGTAAATAATTGCCCGATCTTTTGTATAATACAGACTTTACTGCTATACCTTTTCAACTTTTccttttgttataattttagaGAATGGTTTGGTAATGATGAAATGAATAAGGCTATCTTAGTTTTGATACATACAAATAGTTACGTCTAAAGTAATCAAAAGATGTTCACACTATAATAAAACGAAATGATAGATTTTAATATTGCGCTGGTCCgttcagattaagacgactttggaatccagcatcaatgtcgctatccactgcgcggaggacaggagtgaatggagaAAACAAAAGTGCTCCATAAAGGTCatgaccctcagaactgaggaatacgacgcacggaggaggaatACTGTAGAAAATAACGAGAATCATTATCATGTTTCATGGAAATAAGTCGAAGTTTGGCTGTACCAAATATCTCtgactttttaaatatatcacaTTGGTCACTAATGCTGTACcatattgattttttgtttttttcaactACGGCATGtatatttctattattaaataataaaaataatagaaagtgTCTCAATATTAATTCAACTGTTTTGTTACTAAGTCCCATAGATTTTCGGTCAATGTTCGTTACagttaagttaagttaagcAAATctccatgtaataaaaataaagccaaGAAATacgatgaaaattttaaataatcaggAATGAGAAAGCGCAAGTCCCCAAGTATTGACTGTCGCgattatttaataattcgaGTAGTATTGAGCCAACGGAACGTAAAGAATTGTCACATTCATCGCTTTACAATTTGTAAGATCGAGACTTCAAGTGACGCATGCGCGAATCTAATGTAAGGGAGTGACGCCCTAATGATTTGACACACCTTCATTGAAAGGCCGAAACACCACCCGCGTACCTCTGAACTGAAAATATTCGCACAATGATTACTTTTTTATGATAAACGTTAAGATTTTAGTAATTAAGAACTGTGTTTTCGATATTTTTATACAACAGCTCCGTTAGATTAGTTAATTATGAGCTCGCCTAAGCTAAATGAAAGATGTTCCAGTGTCTTGGGGAATGGTAAAAAACTTCTAGCAAATGATTCTAAAGAAGATTCATTGGACAATTCGGTGAGTTCCTGACAtcattataatagtatttaagCCCGCTtaaattttcatgaaaattGGACATGTACCTATGCAAATAAAAGTAGTCATAGAAAATTAGATGATACAagtatatattgtattttagaTAAGAGAATCATTTAAATCTGAAAGATCAGGGGGTGCTAAAAATGAAGAAGATTGGAGAAGACGTACCATTATTGTAGAAAAGAAAAACGGCAGCTACGGATTTACCCTTCAAAGTTATGGTATCCATTATAAGAAGGTAATCTAATCTatactataaattaaaataaatataatataaaagttaTAGTGATTTTCAATTTCTGCAAATTAAAACAACTTGATACATCACGTAAACCTTCCGTGGGCAATATAGGTGATAGTATGttaattgtttatttctttCAGGAACAAGAAATTGAAGTAATAACGTATGTTGATCATGTGGAAATGGAAGGACCCGCTGCCTTAGCAGGAATGCGCGAAGGCGACGTCATCTTGTCCATTAACGGAATGGACGTGGAAAGAGCTGAACACGCTGCTATTGTCGATGCTATAAATTCTTGTGATTCGAGAATGAGAATGGTAGTTATTTTTGAAGATTGTGTCCGGAAAGTCGAATTGCACCTCAAATACATAAACCTGCAAAGAACTCTTCAATCGAAAATGCGAGAATTAGAACAGTTATCGATTCGCGAAAGACAACTGTTTGATGCTAACTGGAAGACTCACAGTTTACCATCGCAAAAGAAGAAATCGTCCCCTAATGATGTCATATCAGACGTTGAAGATAGCAACGAATCTCAAAATATGGGCACTACATACAGACCTACGTTGTCTAGTGAGAATGTGACTGCTGCTAAACCACCACACCCGAATGTTTTTATGTATCAGTATCTAGACCCACATTATGGAACTTGCTTAATTCAGCCTAATCTGCACACTGGCAGTTTTGTTATTACTGTTGGCTCTCCGAGAAATAGCCGAGATTGTCATCATTATATTGTGAAAGCACCTAATGATTGTTATCGAGCATCGGAAATATATAAGTCTACAAATTCAAAACACTCTAAAATGCATAGAAGCAATCATAGTCATAGCTGTGCTCCGTGCATGCCAGTATATAACAATCCGGACGCAAATAGTCTGGAGGCATATGATCTAGCCAGTCCGTGTTGTGACCCGCACTGTGTCCCTCATACCAGGAAAAAAGTCAGAAGAAAAAAGGAATGTTCAAAAGACCACAAAAGAAGGGAAAAATATCAAGTTGATAAATCTACCCAAAAACCTGATAATGTCCCTCCGCCACGAATGAAAAAAGTATGTTCTTCTGGCCATTGTTCCCGTTATCGTTACTTGACCACCGAATCTACGCAAACTAGTCAATGCAGCCTGCAGTCGTATGCTACAAGCAACGCTACTGTACCGTGTGACAACTCCGCTTCTAGTTACACCACGTCACTTAGCAGCGATACTTTATTTTGGGATAACGATCGATCTGAAACAAAATCTTCTCCTAAGATTCAATATCAAAGCTCACACCAACACGTGAAGCCTAAGTCCTGGGATAATCTCACAACCAAAGCATTTGGTGGTTATGGATTTGGATATGGTTATTTGGATACAACCGCGAAACAATCAAATAGATCAAAAAGTCACGGCCGTAGCCACAGTGGTAGAAGCACACAAAGCCATCATGAATATCAGCAACACCACGAGAAGCATGTTCACCGTCAAAGTGCGAACACTCAACACTATTCAGTGTACACACGTAGCCACAGCCATTACCAACCGACTAAATCTACAGAAAGCCTTATCGTGGTCCCTAAATATCAGTTGGAGAGTAGCGGCTCAGAGAGTCGACTTGCATGTGAATGTACTGATTCCATTGAATACTATCGCAGGATCACTACCAGCAAGAATCCGGGAGAGCCTCAATCTGCAAATTATTATACTCCACATTTCGTATATCCGTCGCATTCTTACAAAAAGAGAGATTCCAACGTCAGCTCCGAAATAACACGGTTATAAGTATCTTATATAAGTCAACTGATATTCATGTTTTataactttaaattatatttagcgAACGAAGTTTCATTTATATTTGCGTGTGAAGTTTGTTTAGATTTGTATAACTTTTATCTACATTCGTAATGAGAAGTAGTTCCGTTAGTGGTAAAATAaggtagttttaataataatcaattaCTAAGCTGATTGCTAAAACCATATACCAGTGATGTTAGCTAAACATTCTTTAATCGAATCGTTTTGCTCAAATAGGCCTAAATTAATAACTGCATATAgttattttatacatacatagtaCAGGTGCTTTctgcaattttatattaatattctatAATACTTTTACTGATTTATGATGAGAAATAAACTTCCAAAAATCATATTCGATGTCTTAATTctttcttaatttaattaaaatactattttaaagTGAGGAGGAGCGAGGAGGCTATTTTCATGGGCAATATAGAACATAGATAAGGCATTTCAAAGCCTACAAAAATCTACAAAATCTACAAAAACATGAAAGGTGTATACAGTTATACAATATATCTGTTTCCCTCTCTCTACCTCACCACATGCCGGCAAAGGAGTGAAGTTCCAACACCGATTGAATCGTGGAGATAATAATTGGCATCCAATGAAGCGAAGACTGACTGTACTAATTAGGAGATATCTATCCGAAAGGCTCTCTATGGAAACAAaaagtttttacttttttattgcttagatggttggacgagctcacagctcacctggtgttaagtggttactggagcccatagacatctacggcgtaaatgcgcctctcaccttgagatataagttctaaggtctcaagtatagttacaacggctgccccaccgttcaaaccgaaacgaattactgcttcacggcagaaataggttgggcggtggtacctacccgcgcggactcgcaagaggtcctaccaccattaattacgcaaattaaaatttgctggtttgatttttattacatgatgttattcttttaccgtggaagtcaatcgagaatatttatttgttgagtacgtatttcattagaaaaattggtaccccccgcctgggaatcgaacaccggtgcttcgctcaacacgaatgcatcggacgtcttatcctttaggccacaacgacttcgacGGCTATATTACgtattttcttttaaactaCTGGTATTAAGCCCAATTGATTTTGGttctaattaaaattcatttgtaATGAAACTTCGATCGCCATTTTAGACTAAATTGGTCATACCGGAGAAACAAAATACAATACACTATAGATATCCAAAAATGTGCACGTTCGTTGATATATTAGGACGGACAAACGAGCTGTCGGCCCATCAGATGCTAAACTGTTAGATCACCCTTTGAAAGACCATAATTTATTCTGCTACGCACCTTGTGGAGGGATAATACCGAAGTCTCCGCTGCATTCATGTGATTGCTACGCCACAAAAATAGGCAGACTGTGGTAAATAACGAACATTAACAAACAGTACGAGTTCTAGAAATTTCTCTAGTTGCTATAACATTTAACATTCTGCTTATTTAACAgattaaatactaaataatgCATTTAAGATAGTAGTAGTATGCAAGTTTCTATGGAGACTAACAGTAGGTACACAAATCAAGATGCAATTATATAGAACCGATTTCTAAGTAAGAAAGCACATCGTTAGTAAATTCGAAGTAACACATTTTTTCTAAGCTCGCTTTATTAGTCAATGTAGATAGATAAAAAATGCATAATTCAATACTACTTAATCGTTGGTAGGCTAATGAGCTATTTTAACTACGCGcagacaggtaggtgagctcacagggcttaaCCTAAGAGGGT is a genomic window of Bombyx mori chromosome 1, ASM3026992v2 containing:
- the LOC101740877 gene encoding uncharacterized protein LOC101740877; amino-acid sequence: MSSPKLNERCSSVLGNGKKLLANDSKEDSLDNSIRESFKSERSGGAKNEEDWRRRTIIVEKKNGSYGFTLQSYGIHYKKEQEIEVITYVDHVEMEGPAALAGMREGDVILSINGMDVERAEHAAIVDAINSCDSRMRMVVIFEDCVRKVELHLKYINLQRTLQSKMRELEQLSIRERQLFDANWKTHSLPSQKKKSSPNDVISDVEDSNESQNMGTTYRPTLSSENVTAAKPPHPNVFMYQYLDPHYGTCLIQPNLHTGSFVITVGSPRNSRDCHHYIVKAPNDCYRASEIYKSTNSKHSKMHRSNHSHSCAPCMPVYNNPDANSLEAYDLASPCCDPHCVPHTRKKVRRKKECSKDHKRREKYQVDKSTQKPDNVPPPRMKKVCSSGHCSRYRYLTTESTQTSQCSLQSYATSNATVPCDNSASSYTTSLSSDTLFWDNDRSETKSSPKIQYQSSHQHVKPKSWDNLTTKAFGGYGFGYGYLDTTAKQSNRSKSHGRSHSGRSTQSHHEYQQHHEKHVHRQSANTQHYSVYTRSHSHYQPTKSTESLIVVPKYQLESSGSESRLACECTDSIEYYRRITTSKNPGEPQSANYYTPHFVYPSHSYKKRDSNVSSEITRL